The proteins below come from a single Demetria terragena DSM 11295 genomic window:
- a CDS encoding UvrD-helicase domain-containing protein produces the protein MDIFDIRDPLPTGTLMLEASAGTGKTWTIGALVARFVAEGAATLDELLVVTFSRAATQELRDRVRTQLLAAENALRDPTSADRSDALLDHLLDADPDEIERRRWRIRRALSSFDDATIATIHQFCQLVLRGLGVAGDTDADATLVENLDELVVEVVDDTYLRGFGRVDGPPAFDRETALSIARHAVNDPQALLLPEADPATVPGRRSGFAKVVRQEVERRKRLQGVLSFDDLLARVADALEPVESPARHRLRRRWRVVLVDEFQDTDPVQWQVFDRAFSGHSTLVLIGDPKQAVYGFRGGDVVTYLAAQRTADDRRTLARNWRADAPLVQAQQAVLRGVALGDDEIVVRDVQAQHQGSRLTGLPPGREAPWRVRVVPLAVAGQTEKSTMVVGVSRPYIAQDVAADIAVLLSSGAHFDGRPLDAGDIAVLARTGAQLRMVHEALAGVGIPAVLASTESVLGTPAGRDWLTVLEAMSAPHRTGLVRAAALTPLIGLDVPALDADPDATTDQTAALTRRWAELFALRGIPAVLEAAITGGLSERVLAHVGGERLLTDLRHVAEVLHETTLDKGMGLSALTAWLRRQVSGDDFGTVNPRSRRLDSDAHAVQLATIHKSKGLQFPVVYLPFVADEFVSRVPNPARFHGGQEGITRCLDIGGDPAREHIERAKAEDDGERLRLFYVGLTRAQSQVITHWAPTTNANHAPLHRLLVGREPGETAVPGSPSVPTEVRVRERLQAWTEAGGPVWEEADHQPEVPASAPAATPDLAVRRWTRHVDQDWKRTSYTALSVAQDAAPGVSSEPESPVKEDEPPVPEVAEVPGTLPLGGLDVPSPMANLPVGATFGSLVHAVLEEADPQAQDLRAELLGKIREEVVRWPVADLDQTELADALVEVCQTPLGPLASDARLVDIGRRDRLCEMDFELPLAGGDQRPSPAGKSSPSGFSSPVGFSSPVELVETQLVLGDIAPLLRAHLPKGDPLLAYAAALDSPELGEQPLRGYLTGSVDVVLRVGERYLVVDYKTNWLGPPDVPLTAAAYSPDQLAAAMGHSTYPLQALLYAVVLHRFLRWRLATYDPEQHLGGVLYLYLRGMCGPDTPRVDGHPTGVFSWHPPVALVEELSDLLDGRIADGGAS, from the coding sequence ATGGACATTTTCGACATTCGTGATCCGCTGCCGACCGGTACGCTCATGCTCGAGGCCAGTGCCGGAACGGGCAAGACCTGGACCATCGGGGCGCTCGTCGCCCGATTCGTCGCAGAGGGCGCGGCCACGTTGGACGAGCTGCTCGTGGTGACCTTCAGCAGGGCAGCCACGCAGGAGTTGCGCGATCGCGTCCGCACCCAGTTACTAGCCGCCGAAAATGCCCTGCGAGACCCAACATCCGCTGACCGTTCTGATGCGCTCCTCGACCATCTCCTCGACGCTGATCCCGACGAGATCGAGCGGCGGCGTTGGCGAATCCGCCGGGCGCTGTCGTCCTTCGATGACGCGACGATCGCCACCATCCATCAGTTCTGTCAGCTCGTCCTGCGCGGCCTCGGTGTCGCAGGCGACACTGACGCCGATGCCACGTTGGTCGAGAACCTCGACGAACTGGTGGTTGAGGTGGTCGATGACACCTACCTGCGCGGGTTTGGGCGGGTCGATGGGCCGCCGGCATTCGACCGGGAGACCGCGCTGTCCATCGCGCGTCATGCGGTGAATGACCCGCAGGCATTGCTGCTTCCTGAAGCCGACCCGGCGACAGTTCCCGGACGACGGTCGGGGTTTGCAAAGGTCGTGCGTCAGGAGGTCGAACGGCGGAAGCGTCTGCAGGGCGTGCTCAGCTTCGACGATCTACTAGCGCGCGTGGCGGACGCGCTCGAACCTGTGGAATCCCCTGCGCGACACCGACTTCGGCGCCGGTGGAGGGTTGTTCTGGTCGATGAGTTCCAAGACACCGACCCGGTGCAGTGGCAAGTTTTCGATCGGGCGTTCTCTGGACACAGCACTCTGGTGTTGATCGGTGATCCGAAGCAGGCTGTCTATGGCTTCCGCGGCGGCGACGTGGTGACTTATCTCGCCGCGCAGCGCACTGCCGACGACCGGCGTACCCTCGCCCGAAACTGGCGCGCCGATGCACCTTTGGTGCAAGCACAACAGGCGGTGTTGAGAGGCGTGGCGCTCGGTGACGATGAGATCGTCGTGCGCGACGTGCAGGCTCAACACCAGGGCAGCCGTCTGACGGGCCTCCCGCCTGGTCGCGAGGCACCGTGGCGAGTACGCGTGGTTCCGCTCGCGGTGGCGGGTCAGACCGAGAAGTCGACGATGGTGGTGGGGGTGTCGCGCCCGTACATCGCTCAAGACGTCGCGGCCGACATCGCCGTGCTTCTCAGTTCGGGCGCACACTTTGACGGCCGCCCCCTCGACGCGGGCGATATCGCGGTGCTGGCGCGCACCGGCGCGCAGTTGCGAATGGTGCACGAAGCGCTTGCTGGGGTCGGCATTCCGGCAGTGCTCGCGAGCACCGAGAGCGTGCTCGGGACACCGGCTGGTCGAGATTGGCTCACGGTCCTGGAGGCGATGTCGGCACCGCATCGCACGGGGCTCGTGCGCGCCGCGGCCTTGACCCCACTCATCGGCTTGGACGTTCCCGCGCTCGACGCCGACCCTGACGCCACCACTGACCAGACCGCAGCGCTCACCCGGCGATGGGCTGAACTCTTCGCGCTGCGCGGCATTCCCGCCGTGCTGGAGGCAGCGATCACCGGGGGACTATCCGAGCGGGTGCTGGCGCATGTCGGTGGCGAGCGCCTTCTCACTGACCTGCGCCATGTCGCAGAGGTGCTTCACGAGACGACTCTCGACAAGGGCATGGGCTTGTCCGCGTTGACGGCCTGGTTGCGTCGCCAGGTGTCCGGTGACGATTTCGGCACCGTGAACCCACGGTCGCGGCGTCTCGATAGCGACGCGCATGCCGTGCAGTTGGCGACCATTCACAAAAGCAAGGGCCTGCAGTTTCCGGTGGTCTACCTGCCTTTTGTCGCTGACGAATTTGTCTCCCGGGTGCCCAACCCGGCGCGCTTCCATGGCGGGCAGGAGGGCATCACTCGCTGTCTCGATATCGGTGGCGACCCCGCTCGTGAGCACATTGAGCGGGCCAAGGCTGAAGACGACGGCGAGCGCCTGCGGCTGTTTTATGTCGGCCTCACCCGTGCCCAATCACAGGTCATCACGCACTGGGCGCCGACCACTAACGCCAACCACGCCCCGCTGCACCGGTTGCTGGTCGGGCGCGAGCCGGGTGAGACCGCGGTGCCGGGCTCCCCGTCGGTGCCGACCGAGGTGCGCGTCCGCGAACGGCTGCAAGCCTGGACCGAGGCGGGTGGGCCGGTGTGGGAGGAGGCCGATCATCAGCCGGAGGTTCCAGCATCAGCGCCTGCGGCGACGCCCGACTTGGCGGTACGCCGGTGGACTCGGCATGTCGACCAGGACTGGAAGCGCACGTCCTACACCGCGTTGAGCGTGGCGCAGGACGCAGCGCCCGGGGTGTCGAGCGAGCCGGAGAGCCCCGTCAAGGAGGACGAGCCGCCGGTGCCAGAGGTCGCTGAGGTGCCGGGCACGCTGCCGCTCGGCGGACTCGACGTTCCCTCACCGATGGCGAATCTTCCGGTCGGTGCAACGTTTGGTTCGTTGGTGCACGCGGTGTTGGAGGAAGCTGACCCACAGGCGCAGGATCTGCGTGCTGAGTTGCTCGGCAAGATCCGCGAGGAGGTCGTGCGCTGGCCGGTGGCTGACCTCGACCAGACTGAGTTGGCCGATGCGCTTGTGGAGGTATGCCAGACCCCCCTCGGCCCGCTTGCGTCCGACGCCCGACTGGTCGATATCGGACGACGAGATCGCCTGTGCGAGATGGATTTTGAACTTCCCCTCGCGGGAGGCGACCAACGGCCCTCGCCGGCCGGGAAATCTTCGCCGTCCGGGTTCTCTTCGCCGGTCGGGTTCTCTTCGCCGGTCGAGCTTGTCGAGACCCAGCTCGTCCTGGGCGACATCGCCCCGCTGCTGCGTGCTCACCTGCCCAAGGGCGACCCGCTCCTGGCCTATGCGGCTGCGTTGGACTCGCCCGAGTTGGGAGAGCAGCCGTTGCGCGGTTACCTCACGGGGTCGGTCGATGTGGTCCTGCGGGTGGGGGAGCGCTATCTCGTGGTCGACTACAAAACCAATTGGCTTGGCCCACCGGACGTTCCGCTGACGGCGGCCGCGTACTCGCCCGACCAACTCGCCGCCGCGATGGGGCACTCCACCTACCCGCTACAGGCGCTGCTGTATGCCGTAGTTCTGCACCGCTTCCTGCGGTGGCGACTCGCGACCTATGACCCAGAGCAGCATCTTGGCGGTGTGCTCTATCTCTACCTTCGCGGTATGTGTGGCCCGGACACCCCGCGGGTCGACGGGCACCCCACCGGCGTCTTTTCTTGGCACCCACCCGTGGCGCTGGTGGAGGAGTTGTCCGACCTCCTGGATGGAAGAATCGCTGATGGTGGTGCTTCATGA
- the recD gene encoding exodeoxyribonuclease V subunit alpha, with protein MTDDQNPESVTGARLFEPTSAHDHRLALRARGSLQVANEHGLITAAAVHVAQRISQIAGEEDDLATLALALTTHAVTSGSTCLDLARVRDDRVPLEWPNPEDYERLLLASRLATTGVIQVEDGLVYLDRYVEQETQVARDLVARMDAVAADESVLEAGLDRLFGANDPEQRAASTAAVRQRTTVLTGGPGTGKTTTVARLLALLVEQAESRPDGRRPRIGLTAPTARAAAQMRDAIEAARVHLPEVDRPRVNNVEALTIHRLLGWKPGTNPRTASRFRHDRTNHLPHDIVVVDEASMVSLTMMARLLEALRPDAQLVVVGDPDQLASVDAGAVLADLVAGLEARQAETSVLARLTHTYRFGGGIGELAQAIRDGDADRAIAVIEKSHELELVPGSTALRGRLVRTALELRKHALEGNGVAALDVLGEHRLLCAHRSGPFGAAHWNRQVETWVAEETGEIHWSAMYPGRPLLIISNDYANALHNGDTGVVVRDSGGALRAELDTTDGRRVLPTSRLSEVDTMHAMTVHKAQGSQATHVTMVLPEADSPLLTRELLYTGVTRARQSVTIVGSPDTVRAAIEQRSQRASGLARRLGSD; from the coding sequence ATGACCGACGATCAGAATCCTGAAAGTGTCACGGGGGCAAGGCTTTTCGAGCCGACCTCCGCCCACGACCATCGGCTGGCGCTGCGTGCGCGGGGTTCACTGCAGGTCGCCAATGAGCATGGGTTGATCACCGCGGCCGCGGTCCATGTCGCACAGCGCATTAGCCAGATTGCGGGTGAGGAAGACGACTTGGCCACGCTTGCGCTGGCCCTCACCACCCATGCCGTGACGAGCGGATCCACCTGCCTGGATCTAGCGAGAGTTCGGGACGATCGCGTGCCGTTGGAGTGGCCAAACCCGGAAGACTATGAGCGCTTGCTTCTGGCGAGCCGGCTCGCCACGACCGGTGTGATTCAGGTTGAGGACGGACTGGTCTATCTCGATCGCTATGTCGAGCAGGAGACCCAGGTCGCCCGGGATCTGGTGGCCCGCATGGATGCAGTCGCGGCTGACGAATCCGTGCTCGAAGCGGGACTAGATCGGCTGTTCGGTGCGAATGACCCGGAGCAGCGCGCCGCATCAACTGCGGCCGTACGCCAACGCACCACCGTGCTCACCGGTGGGCCAGGCACGGGTAAGACCACCACCGTCGCTCGGCTCCTCGCTCTCCTGGTCGAGCAGGCCGAGAGCCGCCCGGATGGCCGGCGGCCGCGCATCGGGTTGACCGCTCCCACGGCTCGTGCCGCCGCGCAGATGCGCGACGCCATTGAGGCGGCCCGGGTTCACCTCCCTGAGGTGGATCGCCCACGGGTCAACAACGTGGAGGCCCTGACCATTCACCGCCTTCTGGGGTGGAAGCCGGGCACGAACCCGCGTACTGCGAGCAGGTTTCGCCACGACCGAACGAACCATCTGCCGCACGACATCGTCGTGGTCGATGAGGCCTCGATGGTGTCGCTGACGATGATGGCGCGTCTGCTCGAGGCCCTGCGCCCGGACGCTCAGCTGGTCGTGGTCGGCGACCCTGATCAGCTCGCCTCCGTCGACGCTGGCGCGGTCTTGGCAGACTTGGTGGCAGGGCTCGAGGCGCGCCAGGCGGAGACGAGCGTGCTCGCTCGCCTGACGCATACCTACCGGTTTGGTGGTGGAATCGGCGAGTTGGCCCAGGCGATCCGTGATGGCGATGCAGACCGGGCGATCGCCGTGATCGAGAAGTCGCACGAGCTCGAGTTGGTGCCCGGCTCCACGGCCCTGCGGGGACGACTGGTGCGTACGGCCCTGGAGTTGCGCAAGCACGCGCTCGAGGGCAACGGCGTGGCGGCATTGGACGTTCTTGGTGAGCATCGCCTGTTGTGCGCTCATCGATCGGGCCCGTTCGGCGCCGCGCACTGGAACCGTCAGGTCGAGACCTGGGTCGCAGAAGAGACCGGCGAAATCCACTGGAGTGCAATGTATCCGGGCCGTCCACTGCTGATCATCAGCAACGACTACGCCAACGCGCTGCACAACGGAGACACCGGAGTCGTGGTCCGGGATTCCGGCGGCGCCTTGCGTGCGGAACTCGACACCACCGACGGCCGGCGCGTGCTGCCGACCTCGCGGCTCAGCGAGGTCGACACCATGCACGCCATGACCGTCCACAAGGCGCAAGGCAGCCAGGCAACCCACGTCACGATGGTGTTGCCCGAGGCTGACTCCCCGTTGCTGACGCGAGAACTGCTCTACACCGGGGTGACTCGCGCACGGCAGTCTGTGACGATCGTGGGATCCCCTGACACCGTGCGCGCAGCGATCGAGCAGCGCAGTCAGCGTGCGAGTGGGCTAGCCCGTCGCCTCGGCAGTGACTGA
- a CDS encoding sialate O-acetylesterase, whose protein sequence is MHSPISRRSALVSTAGLASAAFLTSATQGSARGAAPTARPVDLFLNLGQSNAGGDNAAKLTAAYKQFLTPLPQVRFVSANSAALTWSTLKPTKIGFGEAAVHHLYTTRPAYSSGARTIALFKYSVGSTSTAQWKSTHMKAAVKHLNAAIAKLLADPTVSSVRVLDMVWIQGEQDVIDGDAYRYGSRFRGLHNMVRAGVPEAKKMHATVVHLNPTWSRYTSSPERKRETALFNKEVTTLGKGSIINDLWSPNPAHRGDGTHYSADSFARGGVALAKIWAKQHAL, encoded by the coding sequence ATGCACTCACCTATATCTCGTCGATCGGCACTCGTGTCGACAGCCGGTCTCGCCTCCGCCGCCTTCCTGACCAGCGCGACCCAGGGTTCCGCGCGCGGCGCCGCCCCCACGGCCCGCCCCGTCGATCTCTTTCTCAATCTCGGCCAGAGCAACGCTGGCGGTGACAACGCTGCCAAGCTCACGGCTGCGTACAAGCAGTTCTTAACCCCGCTACCCCAGGTTCGCTTCGTCTCGGCCAATAGCGCCGCGCTGACCTGGTCGACCCTGAAACCAACCAAGATCGGGTTCGGCGAAGCCGCTGTGCACCATCTCTACACCACCCGCCCGGCCTACTCGTCCGGGGCGCGGACCATCGCGCTGTTCAAGTACAGCGTCGGAAGCACCTCCACGGCCCAGTGGAAGAGCACGCACATGAAGGCTGCTGTCAAGCACTTGAATGCCGCGATCGCCAAGCTCCTGGCCGACCCCACCGTGTCCAGCGTGCGCGTGCTTGACATGGTCTGGATCCAAGGCGAGCAAGACGTCATCGACGGCGACGCCTACCGCTATGGCAGCCGCTTCCGCGGTCTGCACAACATGGTGCGCGCCGGGGTCCCAGAGGCCAAGAAAATGCACGCGACGGTCGTCCATCTCAACCCCACCTGGTCGCGCTACACGAGCAGCCCGGAGCGCAAGCGCGAGACCGCGCTCTTCAACAAAGAGGTGACAACGCTCGGCAAGGGAAGCATCATCAACGACCTGTGGTCCCCCAACCCCGCGCACCGCGGCGACGGCACCCACTACAGCGCCGACTCGTTCGCGCGTGGCGGGGTTGCTCTAGCGAAAATCTGGGCCAAGCAACACGCACTCTGA